From the genome of Flavobacterium luteolum, one region includes:
- a CDS encoding GIY-YIG nuclease family protein, whose protein sequence is MDEFVVYILYSEKYKKTYTGFTSDLIDRFKSHNLLGTKGYTLKFRPWIVIHVDFFNSKTEAMKREKYLKTGTGREFIKNLISKI, encoded by the coding sequence ATGGATGAATTTGTTGTTTACATTCTTTATTCTGAAAAATATAAGAAAACTTATACTGGTTTCACTTCTGACTTAATTGATAGATTCAAATCACATAATCTTCTTGGAACAAAAGGTTATACTCTAAAATTCAGACCGTGGATAGTTATTCATGTTGATTTTTTTAATTCTAAAACCGAAGCAATGAAAAGAGAAAAATATTTAAAAACCGGAACAGGAAGAGAATTCATAAAAAATCTTATTTCTAAGATTTAG
- a CDS encoding RHS repeat domain-containing protein — translation MGSASYITTKSGSISQHVEYIAFGEVLFEEHSSSFSSPYLFNGKELDRETNLSYYGARYYDAKTNLWLSVDKMAEKMPNFGTFVFSFNNPIKFVDPDGNTPYPITIRSFAPFKHFGGGFHGDDRSFSTNLNASARVHQKINFDTDKENISLRTWSSNTYHTAAPSIKATASPSGTFTSGFGVYKEGSDKNFTFSTSYSGANPLTPGAPNIDVSASFYINENKEKGFLSIRGNLKGDNFPSTEAFITDPSGQSVFIGVGYYEGSPFSSLWGKNERPISEFSFNIMIDKKGNFTGVQSTDGSNKVYSLKEWNALFEKADPHKNEKNE, via the coding sequence TTGGGAAGTGCTTCGTATATTACAACCAAAAGCGGAAGCATTAGCCAGCATGTGGAGTATATTGCTTTTGGAGAGGTTTTGTTTGAAGAGCATTCGTCTAGTTTTTCGAGTCCATATTTGTTTAATGGTAAGGAGTTAGATAGGGAGACCAATCTTTCTTATTATGGGGCTAGGTATTATGACGCGAAGACTAATTTGTGGTTGAGTGTTGATAAGATGGCGGAGAAAATGCCTAATTTTGGAACTTTTGTTTTTAGCTTTAATAATCCTATAAAGTTTGTAGATCCAGATGGTAATACGCCATATCCTATAACAATAAGATCATTTGCTCCATTTAAACATTTTGGAGGTGGATTTCATGGTGACGATAGAAGTTTTTCTACTAATCTAAATGCTTCGGCAAGAGTACATCAGAAAATTAATTTTGATACAGATAAAGAAAATATTAGTCTTCGAACATGGAGTTCTAATACTTATCATACTGCCGCACCTTCAATAAAAGCTACCGCAAGTCCATCTGGTACTTTTACTTCGGGTTTTGGTGTTTACAAAGAAGGTTCTGATAAAAATTTCACATTTAGTACTTCTTATTCAGGAGCTAATCCATTAACTCCTGGTGCACCAAATATAGATGTATCTGCAAGTTTTTATATTAATGAAAATAAAGAAAAAGGATTTTTATCAATAAGAGGAAATTTAAAGGGAGATAATTTTCCTAGTACTGAGGCATTTATTACTGATCCAAGCGGGCAAAGTGTCTTTATTGGAGTAGGGTATTATGAAGGAAGTCCATTTTCAAGTCTATGGGGTAAAAATGAAAGACCAATTTCTGAGTTTAGTTTTAATATTATGATAGATAAAAAAGGTAATTTTACTGGTGTGCAATCTACTGATGGTAGCAACAAGGTGTATAGTTTAAAGGAATGGAACGCCCTTTTTGAAAAGGCAGACCCACATAAAAATGAAAAGAATGAATAA
- a CDS encoding DUF4269 domain-containing protein → MINFKDISYLKTGNPKQQAAFHVLTKHQVLENLADFDPILVGTIPINIAIGDSDLDIVCYWQNKSAFIERIKNLFEKENRFSIREIVIDNKESVVANFFIEAFEIEIFGQNTPTELQNGYRHMLIEDQILCSRDENFRLAIIKLKENGIKTEPAFGALLGLKGNVYQELLDYKI, encoded by the coding sequence ATGATTAATTTCAAAGACATATCTTATTTAAAAACTGGAAATCCAAAACAGCAAGCTGCATTTCATGTTTTAACCAAACATCAAGTTTTGGAAAACCTTGCTGATTTTGATCCTATTTTGGTTGGCACGATTCCTATAAATATTGCTATTGGAGACAGTGATTTGGATATTGTCTGTTATTGGCAAAACAAATCTGCCTTTATTGAAAGAATTAAAAATCTATTCGAAAAAGAAAACCGTTTTTCGATTCGAGAAATTGTGATTGACAATAAGGAATCGGTTGTTGCAAACTTCTTTATTGAGGCCTTCGAAATAGAAATCTTTGGACAAAATACTCCGACCGAACTTCAAAATGGCTACAGACATATGCTTATTGAAGACCAGATTCTTTGCTCTAGAGACGAAAACTTTAGATTAGCCATCATAAAACTAAAAGAAAACGGTATAAAAACCGAACCTGCATTTGGCGCGCTATTAGGCTTAAAAGGAAACGTTTACCAAGAATTATTGGATTATAAAATCTAA